The genomic segment ACAAACGTGGTTGTCAAAAGAGACTATAGAAAAAGCAAATGAACATTTAAAAAAAAATGATCAAGTTTTATTTTTTTTGAATAGGAGAGGTTTTTCACCACATGTGTTGTGTAAAAAATGTTTCAGTGCTTACAACTGTCCAAATTGTTCTATTAATCTAGTTTATCATAAAAAAAAAGAAACTCTGCTTTGTCATTATTGTGGTTTTAAATCATCTTTGAATAGAGATTGCTCAAAAGAAGGACAGTGTGATTTTATTTTTAGTGGCCCAGGAGTTGAGAGAATATCAGAGGAAGTTAAAAAAAATTTTCCTAATAAGAAAGTAGAAATTTTTTCAAGTGACACAATGAATAAAAAAAACTCTTCTGATACATTAAATAAGATTATAAATAATGAGATTGAAATTCTGGTAGGAACACAACTCATATCCAAAGGTTTTCATTTTCCAAATTTAAACTGTATTATCGTAGTTGATATTGATTTAACAACACAAGGTCACGATTTAAGAGCAACTGAAAAAAGTTTGCAACTATATCATCAGTTATCCGGTAGAGCTGGTAGGACTGGTAAACCAGCAACTGTATATTTTCAAACTTATAGTAAAAACACAAAAATGATCAGTGAAATTACTAATAGAAATCCAGATATATTTCTAGATAGAGAATTAGAAATTAGAAAAAAAAACAAATTACCTCCTTATGAAAGATTTATTTCGTTAATACTTACGGGAGAGAATGAGCAGAAATTAGAAAAGGATGCTTTTTATTTCAAAACTTTTTTGGAAGATAAAATTAATGCTAGAGTTCTTGGCCCTGTTAGTGCTCCAATTTTTAGACTTAAAAGGAAATTTAGGATTAGGCTGCTGATCCGAGGCTCTAAATCTTTGAAATTGCAAAGTTCTGTAAGCGAATTAATTGCAAAGTATAAATTTTCGAATGGAATAAAACTGACAGTTGATGTTGACCCTCTAAACTTCAATTAAATGGCAAAAAAAAGGTCTTTTTGCAACATTGTGTTACTTGAAGAGGTAAATTCTATATGCTAATTAAAGCCAGTTTTTAAAGAACAATCAACACTAACTAAAAGATAAAATTGAGTAAGAACAAAGGATTTTCAAATACTTCTGCACAAAGATATTCTCTAGCTTTGTATGAACTTTCTAATGAAGCTAATTCTATAGTTGATATTGAAAAACATACTTTAGCAATTTTAAATTTAATCGAAAAAAATAAAGATTTTAATAACTTGATTAAAGATCCAACTGAAAATCAAGAAAATTTGATTTCTGTAATAAATAAAATTTCCGAAACTTTTAAAGTTAATGATTTATTAAAAAATTTTATGACATTTTTAATAAAAAAAAGAAGATTTTTTTACCTAGAAAAAATTTTAAAAAGTTTTATTGAAATCTGCTCGGAAAAAAGAGGTGAGATTAAAGCTGAGATTCAATCTGCGAAAGAATTATCTAATGAAGAAATAAGTAAAATAACTGAAGAACTCTCACAAAACTTCAGCTCTAAAATGAAATTAAACTACAAAAATGACAAAAGTTTAATTGGAGGATTAATCGTCAAAATAGGTAGCACTATGGTTGATACTTCCATCAAAAATAAATTACAACAAATCGAAAATAGAATGATAGAGGCATAATATGGAAATAAATCCTTCAGAAGTAACAAAAATATTAAAAGAACAAATTAAAAATTTTGGAGATAAAGCAGAAATTTCTGAAGTTGGACAAGTTTTGTCAGTTGGTGATGGTATCGCTAGGATCTATGGATTAGATAATGTTCAAGCTGGAGAAATGGTTGAATTTGCTGATGGCTCTAAAGGTATGGCTTTAAACCTTGAAAGCGAAAATGTAGGTGTTGTAATTTTTGGTGACGATAGAAATGTTAAAGAAGGAGACGTAGTTAAAAGAACTGGAAATATTGTTGATACACCAGTTGGAAAAGAATTGCTTGGAAGAGTAGTTGATGGATTAGGTAACCCTATTGATGGAAAGGGTGCATTCGATAAAGGAATTAAAAAAAGTAGGGTAGAGGTAAAAGCTCCTGGAATAATTCCAAGACAATCAGTCAGTGAACCAATGCAGACAGGTTTAAAATCAATCGACAGTCTTGTACCAATTGGGAGAGGTCAAAGGGAATTGATTATTGGTGATAGACAAACAGGTAAAACTGCAGTTGCTATTGATGCAATAATTAACCAAAAAAAAATTAATGAGTCTGGTGATGAAAAACAAAAACTTTATTGTATTTATGTTGCTGTAGGTCAAAAAAGATCAACGGTAAGACAAATACAAAAAACTTTAGAAGAAGCTGGGGCTATGGAATATACAACTATAGTTGCTGCAACAGCATCTGACTCAGCTCCACTTCAATTTTTAGCTCCTTATACAGGATGTGCTATGGGAGAATTTTTCAGAGATAATGGCATGCATGCTTTAATAATCTATGATGATTTATCTAAGCAGGCTGTTGCATACAGACAGATGTCGCTATTATTAAGAAGACCTCCAGGAAGGGAAGCATACCCAGGAGATGTATTTTATCTTCATAGTAGACTATTAGAAAGAGCAGCTAAATTGAGTGACGAGCATGGTGGTGGTTCTCTTACTGCTTTACCTATTATTGAAACTCAAGGTGGAGACGTTTCTGCCTTTATACCCACAAACGTAATTTCTATTACGGATGGTCAAATTTTCTTAGAAACAGAGTTATTTAACCAAGGAATTAGACCAGCGATTAACGTGGGTTTATCTGTTTCAAGGGTTGGTTCAGCAGCACAAACAAAAGCTATGAAAAAGGTTTCTGGTTCAATGAAACTTGAATTAGCTCAATATAGAGAGATGGCAGCATTTGCTCAATTCGGATCAGATTTAGATGCTTCAACACAACAGCTTTTAAATCGAGGTTCAAAATTAACTGAACTTTTAAAACAAAAACAATATTCACCAATGACTGTTGCTGAGCAAGTAATTTCAGTTTTCTGTGGTGTAAAAGGATATCTTGATGATGTTGAATTAAAAGACATTGCAGATTTTGAACACAAGATCATTGAGAAATGTAAATCTGATAAACCAGAGATTATTAATTCTATTTTAAGTTCAGGTAAACTTGAAGAGGATACTGAAAAAGAATTAGTAGAATTGATTAATCAATTAAAACAAAGCTTAAAATAAAAAAATAAATGGCAAGTTTAGACGATCTAAAAAAAAGAATAGCTAGTGTAAAATCTACACAGAAAATTACAAAGGCTATGAAAATGGTTGCTGCAGCAAAACTAAAGAGAGCTCAGGAAAGTGCAGAGAAAGGTCGTCCTTATTCTGAAAAAATGAATAATGTAATTTTAAATTTGTCAGGTGGTATCTCTGATAAAGAGAATGCTCCTAAGCTTTTATCTGGCACAGGAAATGACAAGGTTCATTTGTGTGTAGTTATGACATCAGATAGAGGATTGTGTGGAGGTTTTAATGCAAATATTATTAAAAAAGCTAAAGCTTATTTTTCAAAGATTTCTCAAGAAGGAAAAGAGTTAAAGATAATTACTGTTGGTTCTAAAGGAAATGATCAATTAAAAAGAGTGTATGGTGATAAAATAATTGAAAATATTTCATTTAAGACTTCAAAAAACACAAATTACTTTGATGCAGAAAAAGTTGGTAAATTGATTATTGAAAAATTTGAAAAAGAAGAATTTGATATTTGTACAATTTTTTACAATCAGTTTAAAAATGTAATAACCCAAATACCTCAAGCACAACAAATTATTCCTTTAAACACAGAAAATGATGAAAACAAAGACACAGAGGAAAGTTACGAATTTGAACCAGATGAAGATGAGATTTTAAATAATTTATTGCCAAAAAATATTTCAACACAAATATTTAAAGCAATGTTAGAGAATTCAGCTAGCGAACAAGGTGCAAGAATGAGTGCAATGGATAATGCTACCCGAAACGCAGGTGAAATGGTTGACAAGCTTACAATAGAGTATAATAGAAGCCGTCAAGCAGCAATTACTAAAGAACTAATAGAAATTATATCAGGAGCAGAGAGTTTATAATTATGAGCAAAGGAATAATCACACAAGTTATTGGAGCAGTAGTAGATGTTAAATTTGAGGGAGCTTTACCAGAAATTTTAACAGCTTTAGAATGTAAAAATGGAGATAACAGACTAGTTTTAGAGGTTGCCCAGCATTTAGGAGAATCTACCGTTAGAACCATTGCAATGGATGCTACTGAAGGATTGAAAAGAGGTGACGAGGTCACAAATACAAATGCTCCAATTCAAGTTCCAGTGGGTCCTGAAACACTAGGAAGAATTATAAATGTAATTGGTGAACCGATTGATGAAAGAGGTGATGTAAAAACAAAAGAAACTTGGCCAATTCACAGAGCTGCTCCAGAATTTAATGATCAATCTACAGAAACAGAAATTTTAGTTACTGGTATTAAAGTAATTGACCTATTAGCTCCATATGCAAAAGGTGGAAAAATTGGTCTGTTCGGTGGTGCTGGTGTAGGAAAAACCGTATTGATTATGGAATTAATTAACAACGTTGCAAAAGCACATGGTGGTTTTTCTGTTTTTGCTGGTGTTGGAGAGAGAACAAGAGAAGGAAATGATCTTTATCATGAAATGATAGACTCTGGGGTTATTAAAAAAGATGGTCCAGGTTCTAAAGCGGCCTTAGTTTATGGACAAATGAATGAACCTCCAGGAGCAAGGGCTAGAGTAGCACTTACTGGATTAACAGTTGCAGAATATTTTAGAGATCAAGAAGGTCAGGACGTACTATTCTTTGTGGATAATATCTTTAGATTTACACAAGCTGGTTCAGAGGTCTCCGCATTACTTGGAAGAATTCCATCAGCTGTTGGATATCAACCAACTCTAGCAACTGATATGGGTAATTTGCAAGAAAGAATTACTACAACGAATAAAGGTTCAATTACATCAGTTCAGGCGATTTATGTTCCTGCCGATGACTTAACAGACCCTGCGCCTGCAACATCATTTGCACACCTTGATGCAACAACAGTTTTATCAAGACAAATTGCTGAAATTGGTATTTATCCGGCTGTAGACCCATTAGACTCTACATCAAGAATTCTAGATCCTAGAATTGTTGGTGATGAGCACTACAGAGTAGCAAGAGAAGTACAAAAAGTGCTGCAAACTTATAAATCTTTACAAGATATTATTGCAATTCTTGGTATGGATGAATTATCAGAAGAAGATAAATTAGTTGTAGCAAGAGCAAGAAAAATCCAAAGATTTTTATCTCAACCATTCTTTGTAGCTGAGGTCTTTACAGGATCACCAGGTAAATTAGTTGATTTAGAGTCGACAATTAAGGGGTTTGCTGCGATATGTGCAGGTGAATATGATCATTTACCTGAAGCAGCTTTTTATATGGTTGGTACTATTGAGGAAGCTGTAGAAAAAGCTGAAAAAATGGCTAAAGACGCTGCTGCTTAATGAGTGAAGAATTTAAAGTAGAAATAGTTAATCCAGAAAAATCTTTTTTTTCAAAAGAGGATGTAACAGAAGTTATTGTTCCAGCTTTTGAAGGTGAGATGGGAATTCTAAAAGACCATATTTCAATTATATCTTTTTTAAAACCTGGTATTATTACAATCTATTCAAAATCTGGTGAAGAAAAATTCTTTGTTGAGGATGGGATAGTTGAATTTAAAAATAATAATCTATCAGTTTTAACTAGCTCTATTTTTAGCTTGAAAGATATTGATAAAAATAAAATTCAGGATTTAATAAAAGTTACTGAGCAAGAAGCAAATAAATCAGAGATAAGTGATCAAGCAAAGTTCTTAGCAGACCAAAAAATTGATGTGCTAAGATCTATTAATTAATATTTTTTCAACTTTTTCTTGGACTTCTTTGTAGACATGAAGTTTGAAATCTACAACTAATTGAGTAATTTCTTTTAAATCCACCCATTTCCAATCTAAAAATTCAGGTTTTTTGGTTTGAATATTTATCTCACTGTCATTTCCAATATGTCTCATTAAAAACCATTTTTGAATTTGACCTTTATATTTTCCCTTCCAAATAATTCCTAATAAGCGATCAGGAAGATTGTAGGTTATAAAACCATCTAGCTCGCTAATAAGCTCTACATTTTTTATACTAGTTTCTTCCTCTAATTCTCGATAAGCAGCAGTTAAATAATCCTCTCCATCATCAACGCCACCTTGAGGCATTTGCCAAAAATTTTTTGGATTATCAATTCTTTTTGCGACAAAAACTTTATCATCTTTATTAAGCACAACTATTCCAACACCACTTCTTAGTGGTAAATCTTTAAACTTTTCCTGCATTTTATCCTTTTAAAAGTTTAATAGCGTAGTTTAATTGATTGTCAGTTTCGGTTTTAATTTTAAATTCTTCACCTTTTTCATTAACTTCAATATCAGGGCTTACACCCACTTCAGAAATAGATTTTCCAGAGGGCAAATAATATTTGGCTACTGTTAGCCTAATAGCCCCTTTGTTTTTTAAAGGAATAATTGATTGAACAGAACCTTTTCCAAAACTGTTTTCACCTAAAATAATTGCTCTTTTGTGGTCCTTTAATGCTCCAGCAACTATCTCTGAAGCAGATGCTGAACCATAATTAATCAAAACTAATAATGTTTTTCCTTTTGTTAAATCACCTTTTTTTGCAAACCATTTTCTATTTTCAGACGGTTGTCTACTTTTTGTTGATACAATTTCACCATTATCTAAAAAGAAATCCGAAATTTTAATTGCTTGAGATAATAATCCTCCAGGATTATTTCTTAAATCTAATATGTAAGCACTGATATCTTGATCTTTCTCTAATTCTTCAATTTTATCTTCTATTTGTTTACTGCTATTTTCATTGAATGATGTAAGTCTAATGTAGCCAATATCTTTTTCAAGTAGATCAGCTTTTACAGATTGTATTTTTATAATTTCTCTAGTTATATTAAACGTTAAAGCCTTTTTTTCTCCTCTTCGTCTTACGGTTAATTCAATATTAGATCCAACAGGTCCTCGCATTAAATCTACAGCTTCACTTAAAGTTTTACCTTGTACTTGAGTGTCTTCAATTTTTACAATGTAATCTCCAGCTTTAATACCAGCTCTTGATGCAGGGGTGTCATCTATAGGAGAAATCACTTTTACAACACCAGCTTCCATACTTACTTCAATTCCAAGACCTCCAAATTCACCACTGGTCTCCGTTTGCATCTCATTAAATACTTCAGGAGGCATATAAGCCGAGTATGGGTCTAGTGACTGAAGCAGACCATTAATTGCAGAATCCATACTGTCTGATTGATTTATTTCATCAACATATTCTTCATTAATTTTTTCAAGTACTTCACCAAATAAATCAATTTTTTTGTAAATATCATTTTCATTTGCAGAGACGAAGTTTGATAAAAATAAACTATTTAAAAAAAAAAATAAAATTAGAAGATATTTCATATCATCACTTTTTCTTTTGGTATTAATTCTGACCAAATTTTTTCAAGCTCATAAAACTTTCTTTTTTCTGGGTGAAAAATATGGACTATTAGATCAATACCATCAACTAATTTCCATTCATTACTTTCTTTACCCTCAATTTTAGAATTTTTTAAACCATTATCTTTAAATTTTTCTAAAACTTGTTCTGATAAAGATTGAATATGTCTTGAAGAGGTTCCACTTGCAATAATCATGTAATCAGCCATTGAACTTTTGTCTTTTAGGTCAATGCTTACAATGTCATGAGCTTTATTAATATCAAGGGTTTTAATAATAATATCTTTAAGATCTGAATTTTTATCCATTAATTAATTTGAGACTATCAAATTTTTCTTAATTGAGAAGATGAAATGTTGACCTTATCAAATTCAACAAATGTAACAGATTTATTAGATAAATTTTTATAAGTTTTTGAATTTAGAGAACTTTTTTTATAACCATGTCGATCAAAAACTATAAGTTTTGACTTTCTAAGAATATTTCTCCATTTGTGCCATTTATGAAAATTGATAAGATTATCAGCACCAATTAAAAAAAAAATTTCATATTTTCCAGTTTTATAAAAATAATCAATTAAGTCTGAAGTTTTATTGGATTTAATTATATCTTCAAAATATTTAATCTTTATAAACTTACTTTTACTAATTATTTTTTTACAAAAGCTCATTCTTTTCTTAAGGTCATTTGAAGCTTTTTTCTTAAAAGGGTTTTGATTTGTTATTGCCCAAACGACAGACTTTAATTTAAATTTTTTTTTTGCCTCTTTTGAGATTGCTAAATGGCCTTTGTGTGCAGGATCAAATGAACCACCTAAAATTCCTATTTTGTTATTATTTATTTTCAATTTATTTTCTAATTCTTCCATTACTAGTGACTTGGTACTTGTAAGAAACTAACTGATCTAATCCTACTGGCCCCCTTGGTGGAAGTGTATTTGTGGAAATTCCAACTTCACCACCAAACCCAAATTCTCCACCATCTGCAAATTGTGTAGATGTATTGTGCATCGATATAGAACTTTTTACCTGTTTTAAAAATTTTTTAGCTGATTTATTATTTTTTGTAATAATAGCATCGGTATGCATTGTGCCATATTTATTTATATGATTGATCGCTTCGTCAATATTTTTTACAGATTTTACTGATACAGTAGGTCCTAAGTATTCTGTTGACCAATCGCTTTCTTTAGCAATTTTAATTTTACCGTTATAGAATTTATTAATATTTTTATCTCCAATTATTTTACAACCATTTTTTTCTAGATTAGATAAAATTGGATCACAAAATTTTTTGAGAATTTTTTTATGAATTAAGATTGTTTCTGTAGCACCACAGATAGCTGTATTTCTTAATTTTGCATTTAAAGTAATTTTTTTTGACATTGTTAAATCAGCCTGATCATCAATATATGTATGACATATGCCCTCTAAATGACCAATTACAGGTATCCTCGATAGTTCTTGAACTTTTTTTACTAAACCTCTACCACCTCTTGGAATAACAACATCAATATAATTGATCATCTTAGTTAATAAAAAATCAACAGTTTTTCGATTTTTAGATTCTATGAACTGAACATAATTGCTGTTAATTTTATTTTTTTGGAGTGCTTTTTTAAATAAATTGGTTAGTATTTTATTTGAGTAATATGCTTCAGATCCACCTTTTAAAATAACTGGATTACCTGATTTGAAACAGAGGGCAGCAACGTCAGAAGTTACATTGGGTCTACTTTCATAAATTACAGAAATTACCCCAATTGGAACGGTTTTTTTTTCAATTTTTAGGCCATTAGGTCTTTTCCATTTCTTTAAAGTTTGATCTACAGGGTCTTTAAAACTAATTATTGTTTTTATAGAATTTGTAATTTGTAAAAGTTTTTTATTGTCTAATAAAAGTCTTTTTATAAGATTATTCTTTAACTTGTTTTTATTAGCATTTTTTAAATCTTTTTTATTTTCTAGAATTATTTTTGAATGATTGTCTTTAATCAAAAAAATATAATCTTTTAAAACTTGATTTTTTTTAACTGAGCTTACATTTTCAATTGAAGCTTTTTTTGCATTTTTTCCAAGACTAAATAAATAATTTCTCATTAAACTT from the Candidatus Pelagibacter sp. HIMB1321 genome contains:
- the nadD gene encoding nicotinate (nicotinamide) nucleotide adenylyltransferase encodes the protein MEELENKLKINNNKIGILGGSFDPAHKGHLAISKEAKKKFKLKSVVWAITNQNPFKKKASNDLKKRMSFCKKIISKSKFIKIKYFEDIIKSNKTSDLIDYFYKTGKYEIFFLIGADNLINFHKWHKWRNILRKSKLIVFDRHGYKKSSLNSKTYKNLSNKSVTFVEFDKVNISSSQLRKI
- a CDS encoding F0F1 ATP synthase subunit gamma, yielding MASLDDLKKRIASVKSTQKITKAMKMVAAAKLKRAQESAEKGRPYSEKMNNVILNLSGGISDKENAPKLLSGTGNDKVHLCVVMTSDRGLCGGFNANIIKKAKAYFSKISQEGKELKIITVGSKGNDQLKRVYGDKIIENISFKTSKNTNYFDAEKVGKLIIEKFEKEEFDICTIFYNQFKNVITQIPQAQQIIPLNTENDENKDTEESYEFEPDEDEILNNLLPKNISTQIFKAMLENSASEQGARMSAMDNATRNAGEMVDKLTIEYNRSRQAAITKELIEIISGAESL
- the priA gene encoding replication restart helicase PriA gives rise to the protein MKYPILLPNIFDYPFTYESDIKLKIGDFVIVPFGKSKITGVVWDEFEKNDKKTFKIKKVLKKLEILALKKNTINFLNWFSKYNLIPKGMALKLSLLSSNAVEKLSDEKYNEYSTNIKNNSFELSKDQKTSLKLMTKFSDKFRVHVLQGTTGSGKTIVYFEALKDFINRGFQGLILLPEIGLTGQFEQKFCEFFGFKPAVWHSGISKKKKEIIWSGVNEGKINVIIGARSSLFLPFKKLGLIIVDEEHDQSYKQDEGIIYNARDMAIARASFENIPINLITAVPSIETYENIKKGKYSVSKLNQRYQDAALPNYEIINLNNTKLEKQTWLSKETIEKANEHLKKNDQVLFFLNRRGFSPHVLCKKCFSAYNCPNCSINLVYHKKKETLLCHYCGFKSSLNRDCSKEGQCDFIFSGPGVERISEEVKKNFPNKKVEIFSSDTMNKKNSSDTLNKIINNEIEILVGTQLISKGFHFPNLNCIIVVDIDLTTQGHDLRATEKSLQLYHQLSGRAGRTGKPATVYFQTYSKNTKMISEITNRNPDIFLDRELEIRKKNKLPPYERFISLILTGENEQKLEKDAFYFKTFLEDKINARVLGPVSAPIFRLKRKFRIRLLIRGSKSLKLQSSVSELIAKYKFSNGIKLTVDVDPLNFN
- a CDS encoding RNA pyrophosphohydrolase, yielding MQEKFKDLPLRSGVGIVVLNKDDKVFVAKRIDNPKNFWQMPQGGVDDGEDYLTAAYRELEEETSIKNVELISELDGFITYNLPDRLLGIIWKGKYKGQIQKWFLMRHIGNDSEINIQTKKPEFLDWKWVDLKEITQLVVDFKLHVYKEVQEKVEKILINRS
- a CDS encoding S41 family peptidase: MKYLLILFFFLNSLFLSNFVSANENDIYKKIDLFGEVLEKINEEYVDEINQSDSMDSAINGLLQSLDPYSAYMPPEVFNEMQTETSGEFGGLGIEVSMEAGVVKVISPIDDTPASRAGIKAGDYIVKIEDTQVQGKTLSEAVDLMRGPVGSNIELTVRRRGEKKALTFNITREIIKIQSVKADLLEKDIGYIRLTSFNENSSKQIEDKIEELEKDQDISAYILDLRNNPGGLLSQAIKISDFFLDNGEIVSTKSRQPSENRKWFAKKGDLTKGKTLLVLINYGSASASEIVAGALKDHKRAIILGENSFGKGSVQSIIPLKNKGAIRLTVAKYYLPSGKSISEVGVSPDIEVNEKGEEFKIKTETDNQLNYAIKLLKG
- the atpH gene encoding ATP synthase F1 subunit delta, with product MSKNKGFSNTSAQRYSLALYELSNEANSIVDIEKHTLAILNLIEKNKDFNNLIKDPTENQENLISVINKISETFKVNDLLKNFMTFLIKKRRFFYLEKILKSFIEICSEKRGEIKAEIQSAKELSNEEISKITEELSQNFSSKMKLNYKNDKSLIGGLIVKIGSTMVDTSIKNKLQQIENRMIEA
- the rsfS gene encoding ribosome silencing factor, yielding MDKNSDLKDIIIKTLDINKAHDIVSIDLKDKSSMADYMIIASGTSSRHIQSLSEQVLEKFKDNGLKNSKIEGKESNEWKLVDGIDLIVHIFHPEKRKFYELEKIWSELIPKEKVMI
- a CDS encoding glutamate-5-semialdehyde dehydrogenase, translating into MRNYLFSLGKNAKKASIENVSSVKKNQVLKDYIFLIKDNHSKIILENKKDLKNANKNKLKNNLIKRLLLDNKKLLQITNSIKTIISFKDPVDQTLKKWKRPNGLKIEKKTVPIGVISVIYESRPNVTSDVAALCFKSGNPVILKGGSEAYYSNKILTNLFKKALQKNKINSNYVQFIESKNRKTVDFLLTKMINYIDVVIPRGGRGLVKKVQELSRIPVIGHLEGICHTYIDDQADLTMSKKITLNAKLRNTAICGATETILIHKKILKKFCDPILSNLEKNGCKIIGDKNINKFYNGKIKIAKESDWSTEYLGPTVSVKSVKNIDEAINHINKYGTMHTDAIITKNNKSAKKFLKQVKSSISMHNTSTQFADGGEFGFGGEVGISTNTLPPRGPVGLDQLVSYKYQVTSNGRIRK
- the atpC gene encoding ATP synthase F1 subunit epsilon; translated protein: MSEEFKVEIVNPEKSFFSKEDVTEVIVPAFEGEMGILKDHISIISFLKPGIITIYSKSGEEKFFVEDGIVEFKNNNLSVLTSSIFSLKDIDKNKIQDLIKVTEQEANKSEISDQAKFLADQKIDVLRSIN
- the atpA gene encoding F0F1 ATP synthase subunit alpha, producing MEINPSEVTKILKEQIKNFGDKAEISEVGQVLSVGDGIARIYGLDNVQAGEMVEFADGSKGMALNLESENVGVVIFGDDRNVKEGDVVKRTGNIVDTPVGKELLGRVVDGLGNPIDGKGAFDKGIKKSRVEVKAPGIIPRQSVSEPMQTGLKSIDSLVPIGRGQRELIIGDRQTGKTAVAIDAIINQKKINESGDEKQKLYCIYVAVGQKRSTVRQIQKTLEEAGAMEYTTIVAATASDSAPLQFLAPYTGCAMGEFFRDNGMHALIIYDDLSKQAVAYRQMSLLLRRPPGREAYPGDVFYLHSRLLERAAKLSDEHGGGSLTALPIIETQGGDVSAFIPTNVISITDGQIFLETELFNQGIRPAINVGLSVSRVGSAAQTKAMKKVSGSMKLELAQYREMAAFAQFGSDLDASTQQLLNRGSKLTELLKQKQYSPMTVAEQVISVFCGVKGYLDDVELKDIADFEHKIIEKCKSDKPEIINSILSSGKLEEDTEKELVELINQLKQSLK
- the atpD gene encoding F0F1 ATP synthase subunit beta — its product is MSKGIITQVIGAVVDVKFEGALPEILTALECKNGDNRLVLEVAQHLGESTVRTIAMDATEGLKRGDEVTNTNAPIQVPVGPETLGRIINVIGEPIDERGDVKTKETWPIHRAAPEFNDQSTETEILVTGIKVIDLLAPYAKGGKIGLFGGAGVGKTVLIMELINNVAKAHGGFSVFAGVGERTREGNDLYHEMIDSGVIKKDGPGSKAALVYGQMNEPPGARARVALTGLTVAEYFRDQEGQDVLFFVDNIFRFTQAGSEVSALLGRIPSAVGYQPTLATDMGNLQERITTTNKGSITSVQAIYVPADDLTDPAPATSFAHLDATTVLSRQIAEIGIYPAVDPLDSTSRILDPRIVGDEHYRVAREVQKVLQTYKSLQDIIAILGMDELSEEDKLVVARARKIQRFLSQPFFVAEVFTGSPGKLVDLESTIKGFAAICAGEYDHLPEAAFYMVGTIEEAVEKAEKMAKDAAA